In Desulfovibrio desulfuricans DSM 642, a single window of DNA contains:
- a CDS encoding Lin0512 family protein, translating into MLQRYVVELGTGADLHGANMTKAAYRAVKDAISRSCLCGLVEILGRGSFQGVHVHARIAVPEPDLVDKEAVLAAIPIGEKSIEVVTGGLRTPGLEVACFSPGCSDIVLACAALTVSVDID; encoded by the coding sequence ATGCTGCAACGTTACGTTGTTGAACTGGGCACCGGGGCAGATCTGCACGGCGCAAACATGACCAAGGCCGCATACCGCGCGGTTAAGGACGCCATTTCGCGCAGTTGTTTGTGCGGCCTGGTGGAGATACTCGGGCGCGGATCTTTTCAGGGTGTGCATGTGCATGCGCGCATTGCCGTGCCCGAGCCTGATCTGGTGGACAAGGAGGCAGTGCTTGCCGCCATTCCCATCGGGGAAAAGAGCATTGAGGTCGTTACGGGCGGCTTGCGCACTCCGGGCCTCGAAGTTGCCTGCTTCAGCCCCGGTTGCAGCGACATCGTGTTGGCCTGCGCGGCCCTGACCGTGTCGGTAGATATTGACTGA
- a CDS encoding dihydrolipoamide acetyltransferase family protein, translating into MAYEVQMPKWGLTMKTGKIARWLVAEGGAVAVGQPLLEVETDKITNVVESPAGGVLLQIVSPQGEVVPVMQVIGIIGESGEAVAAPASQSADAVASPAAPAPSGAKIQGSATQASTAQGEVRAMPAARKVAKELGVDLATVTGTGRDGIVTEKDVRAAHEAAAKAPAPASVAPAQPCSAPDADADEVIPMDGLRKLIADNMQASLQNAAQLTVFVEADVTEMVALRDTMLARNKKDPEYRLSFNDIIAFAVCRALRQHPVMNTTLQADGVHMHKHVNLGIAVSLDTGLIVPNVKNADTYSLEELKAKVRDAASRARKGGLSMDEISGGTFTISNVSILGVDGFTPILNPPETGILGVGRVVEKPGVFECQVCVRKMMTLSLTFNHMVTDGGPAMSFLRTLADMLEQPVRMLG; encoded by the coding sequence ATGGCCTACGAAGTGCAGATGCCCAAATGGGGCCTCACCATGAAAACAGGCAAGATTGCGCGCTGGCTTGTGGCCGAAGGCGGTGCGGTGGCAGTGGGGCAACCCCTGCTGGAAGTGGAAACAGACAAGATCACCAACGTGGTCGAGTCTCCGGCAGGCGGCGTTCTTTTGCAGATTGTCAGCCCGCAGGGCGAGGTTGTTCCGGTCATGCAGGTTATCGGCATCATCGGCGAATCGGGCGAAGCTGTGGCCGCACCTGCCTCGCAAAGCGCTGATGCGGTGGCCAGCCCTGCCGCTCCTGCACCTTCCGGGGCCAAAATCCAGGGATCGGCAACACAGGCCAGCACGGCGCAAGGAGAGGTTCGCGCCATGCCTGCGGCCCGCAAGGTCGCCAAAGAGCTGGGCGTTGATCTGGCAACGGTAACGGGCACAGGACGCGATGGCATTGTTACGGAAAAGGATGTTCGCGCCGCCCACGAAGCCGCCGCAAAAGCCCCTGCTCCGGCCAGCGTAGCCCCGGCGCAACCATGCTCCGCCCCTGATGCTGATGCGGACGAAGTCATCCCCATGGACGGCCTGCGCAAGCTTATAGCGGACAACATGCAGGCCAGCCTGCAAAACGCGGCGCAACTGACCGTTTTTGTGGAAGCCGACGTTACCGAAATGGTTGCCCTGCGCGATACCATGCTGGCCCGCAACAAAAAAGACCCGGAATACCGCCTCTCGTTCAACGACATCATCGCTTTTGCCGTGTGCCGCGCACTCAGGCAGCACCCCGTCATGAACACCACCCTGCAGGCAGACGGCGTCCACATGCACAAACATGTGAATCTTGGCATCGCCGTTTCGCTCGATACGGGCCTCATTGTTCCCAACGTCAAGAATGCGGACACCTACAGCCTTGAAGAACTCAAGGCCAAGGTGCGCGACGCTGCCAGCCGCGCCCGCAAGGGCGGTCTTTCCATGGACGAAATTTCCGGCGGCACCTTTACCATTTCCAATGTGAGCATACTTGGCGTGGACGGCTTCACCCCCATTCTCAACCCGCCGGAGACAGGCATCCTCGGCGTTGGTCGCGTGGTGGAAAAGCCGGGCGTTTTTGAATGTCAGGTCTGCGTGCGCAAGATGATGACTCTTTCCCTCACCTTCAACCACATGGTCACCGATGGCGGCCCGGCCATGAGCTTCCTGCGCACCCTTGCGGACATGCTCGAACAGCCCGTGCGCATGCTGGGCTGA
- a CDS encoding sigma-54-dependent Fis family transcriptional regulator, with the protein MYVLQRNGDVFEMRQEPLMAEGVNRSGFLFNSYSGAPRANRRETWESFIRTGRIVDDSLPRPIAASWMRCRDLGVDPMLPKCAEFTPMSQINAQAEIYAELAAGVERQVYEQIKEKGLLMTVSEANGRLLRTCGNKDVLLQADQLYFGPGAVWSERSVGTNAISLALSDGMPAQVMGEEHFCSSHQAWGCSAAPIFTPFGQLWGCFDISGPTSADHRQALWLAVGAAREIERLLLNASLSSMENKSRTLLSTLFSSMPIGVLMVDESGIITYANAQAERLLGFSGDVRGGRAEAFFDYTLYARQQAEKGGQPEGVPLRCLTNSSLTACAMPFMTGRSEARYTLVTLQAGVEARPAPIAPVPHVPRREGTRPFGDIVYRSEKMSRTVEQARHMAKSPAAVLLLGETGKELFAQAIHKASRCSDGPFVAVNCGALPRELIQSELFGYERGAFTGAVEKGRPGKFELADKGTLFLDEISEMPLEMQVNLLRPLEDRCVTRVGGKQSRMVDFRLVTATNRNLDELMASGAFREDLFYRIHVLALEIPPLRERREDIAVIAEYHCKRLCRTYGHPFGGFSAEALRVMEDYDWPGNVRQLVHSVEFAVNMAQGGCILPAHLPAHLQSCAGGADAASGQADGQAVAALPGMTDFNLDNQEAKVIRCALKHYNGNMLQAAKALGIGRNTLYAKLRKIVPEG; encoded by the coding sequence ATGTATGTTCTGCAAAGAAATGGCGATGTCTTTGAAATGCGGCAGGAACCTCTGATGGCGGAAGGCGTCAACCGCTCGGGGTTTTTGTTCAACAGCTATAGCGGCGCACCAAGAGCGAACCGGCGGGAAACGTGGGAATCCTTTATAAGAACCGGCAGGATTGTTGACGACAGCCTGCCCCGGCCCATTGCGGCTTCGTGGATGCGCTGCCGCGATCTGGGGGTGGATCCGATGCTGCCCAAATGCGCGGAATTTACGCCCATGAGCCAGATCAACGCACAGGCCGAGATATACGCGGAGCTGGCGGCTGGCGTGGAACGTCAGGTGTATGAGCAGATCAAGGAAAAAGGCCTGCTCATGACGGTCTCCGAGGCCAATGGCCGGTTGCTGCGCACCTGCGGCAACAAGGATGTATTGCTTCAGGCAGACCAGCTTTACTTTGGCCCTGGCGCTGTGTGGTCTGAAAGAAGCGTGGGCACCAACGCCATAAGTCTGGCCCTTTCTGACGGCATGCCCGCGCAGGTTATGGGCGAGGAGCATTTTTGCAGCAGCCATCAGGCATGGGGCTGTTCTGCCGCGCCCATTTTCACGCCCTTTGGGCAACTGTGGGGCTGTTTTGACATTTCCGGGCCAACCAGCGCCGATCACCGTCAGGCATTGTGGCTGGCTGTTGGCGCGGCCCGCGAAATTGAGCGCCTTCTGCTCAACGCCTCGCTGAGCAGTATGGAGAACAAATCACGCACGCTGCTCAGCACGCTCTTCAGTTCCATGCCCATTGGTGTGCTGATGGTGGATGAGAGCGGCATCATCACCTATGCCAATGCACAGGCGGAGCGCCTGCTCGGCTTTAGCGGCGATGTGCGCGGCGGGCGCGCCGAGGCATTTTTTGACTACACCCTGTACGCGCGTCAGCAGGCGGAAAAGGGCGGCCAGCCCGAGGGGGTTCCCCTGCGCTGTCTGACCAATTCCTCACTTACAGCCTGTGCCATGCCCTTCATGACGGGCAGGTCAGAAGCGCGCTACACCCTTGTGACCCTTCAGGCCGGAGTGGAGGCCCGCCCCGCGCCGATTGCCCCTGTGCCGCATGTTCCGCGCCGCGAAGGCACGCGCCCCTTTGGCGATATTGTTTACCGCAGCGAAAAAATGTCCCGCACGGTGGAGCAGGCGCGGCATATGGCCAAAAGCCCTGCGGCGGTTTTGTTGCTGGGCGAAACGGGCAAGGAACTGTTTGCACAGGCCATCCACAAGGCCAGCCGATGTTCCGATGGGCCGTTTGTGGCCGTAAACTGTGGGGCTTTGCCGCGCGAGCTTATCCAGAGCGAACTTTTTGGCTACGAGCGGGGGGCTTTTACCGGAGCTGTGGAAAAGGGGCGTCCCGGCAAGTTTGAACTGGCCGACAAGGGAACCCTGTTTCTGGATGAAATTTCTGAAATGCCGCTGGAAATGCAGGTCAACCTGCTGCGGCCTCTGGAAGACCGCTGCGTCACAAGGGTGGGCGGCAAGCAGTCCAGGATGGTCGATTTCCGGCTGGTCACGGCCACCAACCGCAATCTTGATGAACTGATGGCTTCGGGCGCGTTTCGTGAAGATCTGTTTTACCGCATCCATGTGCTCGCGCTGGAAATTCCCCCTTTGCGCGAACGCAGGGAAGATATCGCTGTTATTGCGGAATATCATTGCAAACGCCTGTGCCGTACCTACGGGCATCCTTTTGGCGGGTTTTCTGCCGAGGCTTTGCGCGTGATGGAAGATTACGACTGGCCCGGCAATGTGCGTCAGCTTGTGCACAGCGTGGAATTTGCCGTCAACATGGCACAGGGCGGCTGTATTTTGCCCGCACATCTGCCAGCGCATTTGCAGTCCTGCGCTGGTGGAGCCGATGCAGCCAGCGGGCAAGCGGATGGGCAAGCCGTGGCGGCCCTGCCCGGAATGACCGATTTTAACCTGGACAATCAGGAGGCCAAGGTCATCCGCTGCGCATTGAAGCATTATAACGGCAACATGCTTCAGGCCGCCAAGGCGCTGGGCATCGGCCGCAACACCCTGTACGCCAAACTGCGCAAGATTGTTCCCGAGGGTTAA
- a CDS encoding 2,3-butanediol dehydrogenase, whose protein sequence is MAETMQAAVWHGKKDIRVETVPVPSAPAPGWVQVKVDWCGICGSDLHEYLAGPIFIPTEAPHPLTGKQGSVILGHEFSGKVVVVGSGVTNVKVGDMVAPDACQHCGKCQPCREGRYNVCEKLAFTGLHNDGAFAPYVNVPAELCFIMPDGVSPEAGAVMEPLATGFKAVRMAGSILGLNVVVLGAGTIGLGTIMAAKAAGAGKIIVLEMSRARIAKAMECGADIVVTPKECDPVAKVKELTGGSGADVSFECIGNKHTGPLAIDVLRNTGTAIIVGIFEEPSSFNFFSLSGTDKKVMGTLAYTIEDFKGLAALMSKGVIKAENLITGKIELKDIMEKGFLELINNKDENIKILVRP, encoded by the coding sequence ATGGCGGAAACCATGCAGGCGGCAGTTTGGCACGGCAAAAAAGACATCCGCGTTGAGACTGTACCCGTTCCCTCCGCTCCGGCTCCCGGTTGGGTTCAGGTCAAGGTTGATTGGTGCGGCATCTGTGGCTCGGATCTGCACGAATACCTGGCTGGCCCCATATTCATTCCCACAGAGGCCCCGCATCCGCTTACGGGCAAGCAGGGGAGCGTCATTCTCGGGCACGAGTTCAGCGGCAAGGTTGTGGTGGTGGGCAGCGGCGTTACCAATGTCAAGGTTGGCGACATGGTTGCGCCAGATGCCTGCCAGCACTGCGGCAAGTGTCAGCCTTGCCGCGAAGGGCGCTACAATGTTTGCGAAAAGCTTGCCTTTACGGGCCTGCACAATGACGGCGCATTCGCCCCTTATGTGAATGTGCCTGCGGAATTGTGCTTTATCATGCCCGATGGTGTTTCGCCCGAGGCCGGAGCAGTCATGGAACCCCTGGCCACGGGCTTTAAGGCCGTGCGTATGGCGGGCAGCATCCTGGGCCTCAATGTGGTGGTGCTTGGCGCGGGAACCATCGGCCTTGGCACCATTATGGCTGCCAAAGCCGCTGGGGCGGGCAAGATCATCGTGCTTGAAATGTCCCGTGCGCGCATTGCCAAGGCAATGGAATGCGGTGCGGACATTGTGGTGACCCCCAAGGAATGCGACCCGGTTGCAAAGGTGAAGGAACTGACCGGCGGCTCCGGGGCTGATGTTTCCTTTGAATGCATTGGCAACAAGCACACCGGCCCGCTGGCCATCGATGTGCTGCGCAACACCGGAACGGCCATTATTGTGGGTATTTTTGAAGAACCCAGTTCCTTCAACTTTTTCAGCCTCAGCGGCACGGACAAAAAGGTCATGGGCACGCTGGCCTACACCATTGAGGATTTCAAGGGCCTTGCCGCGCTTATGTCCAAGGGCGTCATCAAGGCGGAAAACCTGATTACCGGCAAGATAGAGCTGAAGGACATTATGGAAAAGGGCTTTCTTGAGCTGATCAACAACAAGGATGAGAACATCAAGATTCTTGTGCGTCCCTGA